The proteins below come from a single Rosa rugosa chromosome 2, drRosRugo1.1, whole genome shotgun sequence genomic window:
- the LOC133727806 gene encoding receptor-like protein 2, translating into MANAFLSFLLLIFSSNIIFENIHACNQKERSSLLFLALTLSSPQLNWTSADCCNWEGITCNQGGWITHLQLPSKGLKLKEGTSLSSSLGNLTHLTHLNLSHNSLYGSLDQTELFLSLNDLEILDLSYNLLFGVLPSSLPSSHIRMVDLSSNRFHGAVPSSFFQQAWNLTGFNVSNNTFSGPIPSSICRHSSSSLRHLDFSFNNFTGSISSGLGNCSKLQVFRAGHNYLSGSLPKDMFNSTTLEEISLPLNSLNGSMSDGIANLTNLTTLDLSYNQLSGVLPLHLGKLSKLKHILLDFNYLEGSLPLSLMNCTNLVELRMGTNNLGGDISMLNFSKLSQLSKLDLRKNNFFGILPRSIYSCKFLKAIRVSYNNNLEVQIQPEILSLKSLSFLSLGWNKGLTNVTRAMKILMGCKRLVLLSFGSSFLGEEMPNGVEMADFNGFQNLRHLALSSCNLSGTIPSWLSKLKKLQVLDLDRNRITGSIPSWLGTLPRLQTLTMLFNQLSGEFPKEFCTLPMLVSGQTAAQVGRFYLELPVYYHPSADSKTVQYNYIFYEPAIHLSHNCLGGNIPIEIGQLQLLRWLDLSANNFSGNIPDQISNLKYIEILDLSMNHLSGKIPASFTSLNFLSSFNASYNNLGGPIPSSTQLQSFNASAFEGNLKLCGAPLPNKCHTTTGADASDMSTQDADTKEHQIPWFYVSVTLGFITGFWGVCGPLVLMRKWRYAYYHFLDNVQDRFHVMIAKRMASIKRRFV; encoded by the coding sequence ATGGCTAATGCATTCCTTTCCTTCTTGCTCTTGATATTCTCTTCCAATATCATATTTGAAAACATACATGCTTGCAACCAAAAAGAACGCAGCTCTCTGCTGTTCTTAGCTCTCACTCTGTCTTCTCCTCAGTTGAATTGGACTTCCGCTGATTGTTGCAATTGGGAGGGCATCACATGTAATCAGGGTGGTTGGATCACCCATTTGCAGTTACCTTCCAAAGGACTTAAACTCAAAGAAGGTACTTCTCTATCATCATCACTTGGAAATCTCACACATCTCACCCACTTGAATCTGTCCCACAATTCACTTTATGGTTCTCTAGATCAAACTGAACTCTTCTTGTCCTTGAATGATCTCGAAATCCTAGATTTGAGCTATAACCTTCTTTTTGGAGTGTTACCATCTTCTCTACCATCCAGTCATATTCGGATGGTGGATCTTTCCAGCAATCGTTTTCATGGTGCAGTTCCATCTTCTTTTTTCCAACAAGCTTGGAATTTGACTGGTTTCAATGTCAGTAACAACACTTTTTCAGGTCCTATCCCATCCTCTATTTGTCGTCATTCTTCTTCCTCATTACGACACCTTGATTTTTCCTTCAATAATTTCACTGGTAGTATATCTTCTGGATTGGGGAATTGTTCCAAACTGCAGGTCTTCCGTGCTGGTCACAATTACCTGTCAGGATCGCTTCCAAAAGATATGTTTAATTCTACCACTCTTGAAGAGATTTCACTACCTCTAAATTCATTGAATGGATCAATGAGTGATGGAATTGCCAACCTCACCAACCTCACAACCCTTGACCTCTCCTATAACCAATTGAGTGGTGTGCTCCCTCTCCATCTTGGGAAGCTCTCAAAGTTGAAACACATACTCCTTGATTTCAACTATCTGGAAGGTTCATTGCCCCTATCTCTGATGAATTGCACAAACCTCGTTGAACTACGTATGGGAACCAACAACTTGGGAGGTGATATCTCCATGCTCAATTTTTCCAAACTTAGCCAACTTAGTAAACTTGACTTGCGGAAAAATAACTTCTTTGGTATCTTGCCGAGAAGCATCTACTCGTGCAAGTTCTTGAAAGCAATTCGAGTGAGCTACAATAATAATCTAGAGGTTCAAATACAGCCTGAAATTCTTTCATTGAAATCCCTGTCCTTCCTCTCCCTTGGTTGGAACAAAGGTTTGACCAATGTGACAAGGGCAATGAAGATACTGATGGGTTGCAAACGTCTCGTACTCCTTTCCTTTGGATCTAGTTTTTTAGGTGAGGAAATGCCGAACGGTGTTGAAATGGCGGATTTTAATGGATTTCAAAATCTTCGACATTTAGCTTTGAGTTCATGTAACCTTAGTGGTACAATTCCCTCATGGCTATCGAAGCTGAAAAAGTTACAGGTCTTGGATCTGGATCGCAACAGAATCACTGGCTCAATTCCAAGTTGGCTGGGGACTCTTCCAAGGCTGCAAACTTTAACAATGCTCTTCAACCAACTTTCTGGAGAATTTCCAAAGGAATTCTGCACACTACCTATGTTAGTATCTGGACAAACTGCAGCTCAAGTAGGTCGTTTTTATCTTGAACTGCCTGTCTACTACCATCCTAGTGCTGATTCAAAAACTGTACAGTACAATTATATATTTTATGAACCAGCTATACACCTAAGTCACAATTGCCTTGGTGGGAATATACCTATTGAGATTGGCCAATTGCAGCTTCTCCGATGGCTGGATCTTAGTGCTAACAACTTCTCCGGCAACATTCCAGACCAAATATCTAACCTGAAGTACATTGAGATACTGGATCTCTCCATGAACCATTTGTCTGGAAAAATCCCGGCATCATTCACAAGTCTTAATTTCTTATCAAGTTTCAATGCCTCGTACAATAATCTCGGAGGACCAATACCATCAAGCACTCAACTCCAAAGTTTCAATGCTTCTGCATTTGAGGGGAATCTGAAACTTTGTGGTGCCCCACTTCCAAATAAGTGTCATACAACAACGGGTGCTGATGCATCTGATATGAGCACCCAAGATGCAGACACCAAGGAGCatcaaattccatggttttATGTTTCTGTTACACTTGGGTTCATTACCGGATTTTGGGGAGTCTGTGGTCCTTTAGTGCTGATGAGAAAGTGGAGGTATGCATATTACCATTTCCTAGACAATGTACAAGACAGGTTCCATGTGATGATAGCAAAGCGTATGGCAAGCATAAAGAGAAGGTTTGTTTAG